A window of the Alnus glutinosa chromosome 4, dhAlnGlut1.1, whole genome shotgun sequence genome harbors these coding sequences:
- the LOC133865428 gene encoding uncharacterized protein LOC133865428, whose product MAIRERESSSDGRERKNRCGERRESFHLGFSNNQSLGTFRRSRVCHSEERSIINPGNKQDNGAFIVHNKFITKDDLLISHSPIAEQDSPPPLVSALKASAGQNVDRFHFPGHNRGRAAPSSLTQLIGLRPFVHDLTGLPELDNLFIPEGPILDAQRQAAKLFGSSETWFLVGGTTCGVQAAIMATCSTGEFLILPRNSHISAISAMVLSGAQPKYIIPQYDFDWDIAGGVTSSQVEQAIKELEMEGRKAAAVFITSPTYHGICSNLTEISELCHSHGIPLIVDEAHGAHLGFHPQMPNSALQQGADLAVQSTHKVLCSLTQSSMLHMSGNIVDRERIRRCLQTLQSTSPSYLLLASLDAARAQLSENPDTIFIKAMELAFEAKYLIKEIPGISVLDLASFSNFPAIDPLRLTIGFWQLGLSGYEAGEMLCSDHGIICELIGTRSITFVINLGTSRDQIQRLVLGIKHLIGTHAPVHGDKVRVQHSGCTPFADIKMSMIPRDAFFASKKKVSIAECLGEVCGELICPFPPGVPALIPGEVITEKALDYLLDVRSKGVVITGASDPLLTSIVVCNV is encoded by the exons ATGgcgatcagagagagagagagtagcaGTGATggcagagagagaaagaacagatgcggagagagaagagag AGTTTTCACTTGGGTTTTTCTAATAACCAGAGTCTGGGAACGTTTAGAAGATCAAGAGTTTGTCATTCTGAG GAAAGAAGCATCATAAATCCAGGGAATAAGCAGGACAATGGCGCTTTTATAGTGCACAACAAGTTCATCACAAAGGATGATCTCCTAATTTCCCACTCTCCAATAGCCGAGCAAGATAGCCCGCCTCCTTTGGTTAGTGCATTGAAAGCTTCCGCCGGACAAAATGTTGACAGGTTTCACTTCCCTGGGCATAACAGAGGACGTGCTGCTCCATCTTCATTAACGCAGCTAATTGGTTTAAGACCATTTGTTCATGATTTGACTGGTCTTCCGGAGCTTGATAATCTCTTTATTCCAGAGGGGCCTATTTTAGATGCACAAAGACAAGCAGCCAAACTCTTTGGATCATCAGAGACATGGTTTCTTGTTGGAGGTACCACTTGTGGAGTCCAAGCAGCAATAATGGCAACTTGTTCTACTGGAGAATTTCTAATTCTTCCTCGGAATTCCCATATATCAGCTATATCTGCCATGGTATTATCAGGTGCACAACCTAAGTACATCATTCCTCAGTATGATTTTGACTGGGACATTGCTGGTGGCGTGACTTCATCCCAG GTAGAGCAAGCAATCAAGGAATTAGAGATGGAAGGTCGAAAGGCAGCTGCAGTTTTCATCACTTCCCCTACTTATCATGGTATATGCAGCAACTTGACCGAGATTTCTGAGCTCTGTCATTCTCATGGAATTCCTTTGATTGTGGATGAGGCTCATGGGGCACATCTAGGATTTCATCCCCAGATGCCTAATTCAGCCCTCCAGCAAGGAGCTGATCTGGCTGTACAGTCTACTCATAAAGTCCTATGCTCTCTTACGCAGTCATCGATGCTACACATGTCAGGGAATATTGTAGATAGGGAAAGAATCCGTAGATGTCTCCAAACTCTTCAAAGCACTAGCCCTAGTTATTTGCTTTTAGCATCGTTAGATGCTGCTAGAGCTCAATTAAGTGAAAACCCAGACACTATATTCATCAAAGCAATGGAATTGGCCTTTGAAGCAAAATATTTGATCAAAGAAATACCAGGCATTTCAGTGCTTGACCTTGCAAGCTTTTCTAACTTTCCTGCCATTGATCCTTTGCGACTCACTATTGGTTTTTGGCAGCTTGGCTTGTCTGGTTATGAAGCAGGTGAGATGTTATGTAGTGATCATGGGATCATTTGTGAACTTATTGGGACTCGATCtattacttttgtaattaaCCTCGGAACTAGTAGAGATCAGATTCAGAGGCTTGTATTAGGAATTAAACATCTAATAGGAACTCATGCACCGGTTCATGGAGATAAAGTGAGGGTGCAGCATAGTGGTTGTACACCCTTTGCGGACATAAAAATGAGCATGATTCCTAGGGATGCCTTTTTTGCAAGTAAAAAGAAGGTGAGTATAGCAGAGTGCCTCGGGGAAGTTTGTGGGGAGCTCATATGTCCATTTCCTCCAGGAGTACCAGCTCTGATCCCTGGTGAGGTTATTACGGAGAAAGCTTTGGATTATCTGCTGGATGTTAGAAGCAAGGGTGTTGTTATTACTGGCGCTTCCGATCCTTTGCTCACTTCCATAGTAGTCTGTAATGTGTAG